In the Bacillus shivajii genome, one interval contains:
- a CDS encoding aromatic acid exporter family protein — protein sequence MFRIGSRTVKTALGASLAIMIAQLLELEFFSSAGIITILCIQQTRRKSLQMSWARFVACIIGIVYAALVFELIGYHPLAMGILLLLFIPTTVLFKVQAGIVTSAVVILHLYSYGMVNTSIVINEIALIVIGIGCALLMNTYMPSVESGLDAMRHNLEAHFSKIFYEFSVYVRNGDSNWGGSEITKAAELLNTAKNKALHNLENHILRYEDQYYHYFKMREKQLDIIERMMPLLVSVDVKLKQGEMIADFLEELSAGVHSENTAYVYIEKLESLRMCFKGMDLPKTREEFEARSAYVQLLNEMEQYLILKSRFKPIKKYSIFR from the coding sequence TTGTTTCGAATTGGATCACGTACAGTGAAAACAGCGTTAGGAGCATCTCTAGCTATTATGATCGCTCAACTTTTGGAGCTAGAGTTTTTTTCATCGGCAGGAATTATTACAATTCTTTGCATTCAACAAACAAGAAGAAAGTCATTACAAATGTCTTGGGCACGGTTTGTGGCTTGTATCATTGGAATCGTGTATGCTGCTTTAGTTTTTGAATTAATTGGTTACCATCCATTAGCAATGGGAATTTTATTATTACTATTTATTCCAACAACTGTACTATTTAAAGTGCAAGCTGGGATTGTAACGAGTGCTGTTGTCATTTTACATTTATATTCATATGGAATGGTGAACACAAGCATTGTGATTAATGAAATTGCGTTAATTGTTATTGGCATTGGTTGTGCATTGTTAATGAATACATATATGCCGAGTGTTGAATCAGGACTCGATGCAATGCGGCATAATTTAGAAGCTCATTTCTCAAAAATCTTTTATGAATTCTCGGTTTATGTTCGTAATGGAGACAGTAATTGGGGTGGAAGTGAAATCACTAAAGCAGCAGAGCTATTAAATACAGCCAAAAATAAAGCATTACATAACTTAGAAAACCATATTTTGAGGTATGAAGATCAGTATTATCATTACTTTAAAATGCGAGAGAAGCAACTCGACATCATTGAAAGAATGATGCCTTTACTTGTCTCTGTCGATGTAAAATTAAAGCAAGGTGAAATGATTGCTGATTTTCTTGAAGAGTTAAGTGCAGGTGTACATTCAGAAAATACTGCTTATGTTTATATAGAGAAGTTAGAAAGTTTGCGTATGTGTTTTAAAGGAATGGATTTACCTAAAACACGAGAAGAATTTGAAGCGAGGTCGGCATATGTAC